In Pirellulales bacterium, the genomic stretch TGGCGGGTACGGTGGCTACGGAGGTCTGGGTCTGTTTGGCTTTGGCCCCTACGGACTGGGCTACGGCGGATTCGGCTTCTTGCCGTTCTTCGGACTCGGCTATGGTGGCTACGGCTACGGTGGCTACGGCGGGTATGGTGGCTACGGAGGGTATGGCGGATACGGTGGCTACGGGTCGGGAGGCTATGCGAATTACGCTCCGGCTGCGGGCGACCAAGCAACCGATTACGCGGCTTTGGGCGAGCAAGACTTCAAGGCGGGCCGCTACACCAACGCCATCACTGATTGGCAACATGCGTTGGTCGACGACCCGCGGAACGGCGGGCTGATGATGCTGTTGGGCCAGGCCCTGTTCGCGGTCGGCCGTTACGACGATGCGGCGGGCGCGACGCAGCTTGGTATGCAACTGCTGTCGCAAGACCACTGGGGCACCGTGGTGACTCACTTCCGCGAGCTTTACACCAGCAGCGACTACACCACGCAGTTGCGTGCTTTGGAGTCGTCGGTGAAGGCGGAGGACTCGCCGGCCAAGCGGTTCTTGCTCGGTTTTCATTACGGCTACCTCGGATATCCGAAGCAGTCCGTTCGGGAGCTGGACAAGGCGATCGAGTTGAATCCGAAAGACAAGATGGCCACCGAGCTGCGCAAGCTGATGGCCTCGAAACTGAGCCCCGCTGAGGTATCGGAGGCGGCGGGCTGATGTAGCCCGCTTGCTCCGCAAGCGGAACGGCTGAATCGGATGGGTGGGCTACTCGGCTTTGGATCCGGCGAGTAACTCGTTCAAGACCGCGGGCACCTTGGGCGGCTGCTCCTGCCACAGCCATTCGGGGCGAAGATAAAAGCCCGGCACGACGCGCGATGCGATTTTGCCTTCAGCCGGTGCGATCGACTGGTAGGCTTTGTCGGCGTCCAGCGCGTAGGCTTCCAAGCGCTGATAGAGCGGGTCGATCACCCAGTACTCATCGACGCCCGCCGCTTCGTATTCCAGGTATTTGACTCGCCAGTCTCGGTCGACGCTGTCCTCCGAGACGACCTCGATGATCAAGTTCGGCGCCCCTTCGAAATGGTTTTTGTGCAGACGATCAGAGCGGTTGTTTGCGACAAATAAAACGTCCGGCAAACGACGACGTTTGGAGTTGATCCGCACCGATACTTCGGGGCCCAACGCCTCGCCCAGGTCGCGTTCTCGCGCGTAGTCGTTCAGCAGAGAGTGCAGGAAGTGCGAAAGCCTGTCGTGAACGACACTGACTGGAGACATGATAATCACCTTTCCGTCAACCCATTCGGCGCGCGTGTCTTCGTCGCACCAGGCCAGGAACTCTTCCTCCGTCATGGTTCTGCCCGGAGGCAATGGGGCAACTTCAAGATTGATCGAAGCGACGTTGTGCTGTATTGAAGCCATGATGGAAACCTCCGTGGCTTTATTGTATCTCGCAAGCCGGCAGTCGTAAAACGACCTGGCGAGCACAAATTGGTGCCCCAACCAACCCCAGCCAGCCCTTACGGAGCCTGCCGCTCGGTGATGCCGAACAAACGCCGGGCGTTTTCGAGCGTCTGTGCCGCGAAGGCGTCCGGCGTTGTGCCGCGCGCCGCGGCCAGGCAGGCCGCGGTGTGTACCAGGTGGGCCGGCTCGTTGCGGCGGCCGCGCAAAGGATGAGGTGAGAGATACGGGC encodes the following:
- a CDS encoding Uma2 family endonuclease codes for the protein MASIQHNVASINLEVAPLPPGRTMTEEEFLAWCDEDTRAEWVDGKVIIMSPVSVVHDRLSHFLHSLLNDYARERDLGEALGPEVSVRINSKRRRLPDVLFVANNRSDRLHKNHFEGAPNLIIEVVSEDSVDRDWRVKYLEYEAAGVDEYWVIDPLYQRLEAYALDADKAYQSIAPAEGKIASRVVPGFYLRPEWLWQEQPPKVPAVLNELLAGSKAE